AACCGGCGAGCGACAGTGCGCTCTGAGCAACGCAGATGTGGGATTCCATTCCGACGATGACCACCTGACGACGCCCGGTTCCACGTAACGCGGAGATGAACTCCGGTTCTGCTGCACAATCGAAGGCCAGCTTGTCCACCCCGACGACCGTGGCTTCATGGTCGGCGAGATCGAGTAGAATCGCCTCAATCTCGGGTACTGTGTCGCCCAGGCCTTTAGGATACTGCCTGGTCACTATGATTGGGGCTCCAAGGACCGATGTTGCTCGAAGCATCTTCGATATTACTTCGAGCACGCTCTCCCTCTGGGGCATGGCAGCTGCCAATCGCTCCTGAGCGTCGATCAACACCAGCACGAAATCGGATCGGTTTATCATTGACTCGCCAGGGCCGGGCATTTTGACTTCCCTTCTTGCGGTGGCATAGTGATGATTCTACGACAATGAAGCAAGTTTGTTATTACAATGGGGAATACAGATTGATCACGTCCGATGAACAACGAATGCGGAGGTACCCCAAATGAGCGACGCACCAATCCTCTCGGCACTGAATCTCGTGCAAAACCTCGACGGAGCGACTGACTTCGAGAAAAAGCACACTCCTCATCTCTCGCTAGAGCCTGTCGGTGACCTCACCAAAGTCTCCGTCTCAGTTGGGCACTACGTCGGGCACCCGAATCAGCCCGACCACTACATCCAGTGGATCGACGTCCAGGTCAATGGCAACTCAATCGCTAGGTTCGATCTCGCCCCTGTAGCAGCAGAGCCGGTGGTCTCGGTATGTGTGCGCCTCGAGCCTGGAACCACGGTTCGCGCGATCGAGTACTGCAACCTACACGGCGTGTGGGCTGCCGAAGCGGTCGTCTGACCCCGCCGTTCGTCAGGTTGTCCTAACACCCGGTCCTTGGCTGTGTCGATATAGACGATAAGAAGCCGAGGAGGACTGTGCAGTGAGATGCAATCTGAACAGTGTTCTGGGATACAGCCCTGACTGCGACGCCGGTAACTGTGTCTACTGGCGCGATTCTGGATGCGCCGAAGGCGAATGCGCGCTGGATCACTTCGGGCTGATTGGTCGACATCCGGACGATCTCGCACACTTGTTGATGAGGTACAAGCACACACATCGGGCCATCGGGACTCGAAAGATACTCAACGCACAGCGCAAACGCTGGCTAATCCTCCGCTAGCTCGCCGAAGAGGGTTGAAGCCTCCGCTGCACTAGGTGGCGCAGGCACTCCAAGGTGTTCGTATGCCCTGGGGGTCGCTTGTCGCCCCCTTTGGGTGCGGGAGAGAAATCCAAGTTGTAGCAGGTAGGGCTCGTAGACGTCCTCGACGGTGTCGGCGTCCTCTCCGATCGCGGCGGACAGAGTGCCCAGCCCCACCGGTCGCCCGCTGAAGCGATGTATCAGCGCCTCCAGGATCGACAGATCCATGCGATCCAGCCCCAGATGGTCGACTTCGAAGAATGCGAGCGCCTCCGCAGCGATATCTTCGTTCACGATGCCGTCATGCCTGACCTGCGCATAATCACGCACTCGTTTGAGCAGACGATTCGCAAGCCGAGGAGTTCCCCTGGAGCGACGCGCAATCTCGGAGGCTCCGGTCTCATCGATCTGTACCCCGAGTATCCTCGCCGAGCGCTCCACAATGGCGCGGAGTTCTTCGGGAGTGTAGTAATCCAGACGGAAAGCTATCCCAAACCTGTCGCGCAAGGGTCCGGTCAGCAATCCGGTGCGCGTGGTAGCCCCGACCAGCGTGAACCTGGGCAGATCGAGCCTGATACTCCTAGCGGCAGGACCCTTCCCGATCACGATGTCGATCATGAAGTCCTCCATCGCGGGATAGAGAATCTCCTCGACTGTGCGGTTCAAGCGATGGATCTCATCGATGAACAGGACATCGCGTTCCTCGAGGTTCGTCAGGATGGCGGCCAAGTCACCCGGACGTTCGATCGCCGGTCCGCTGGTGGCCTTCAGGCGAGCGCCGAGTTCGTTCGCAATCACCGAGGACAAAGTGGTCTTCCCAAGTCCCGGCGGCCCCGACAGCAGGATGTGATCGAGCGGCTCGTCCCTGGCCTTCGTGGCTTCGATCAGGAGGCCGAGGTTCTCTTTGACCCTCGTCTGCCCAAGGTAATCCTCGAGACGCGCGGGACGCAACGTGGTCTCAGCTTCGAAATCATCCTCGATCGTCTCCGATCGTACCAAGCGCTCCGGATCGTCCTTGATGTCCCGCAGGTGATCGGACTCCCAAACGGTGCTCATCTGGTGCCACCACCAAGCATCCGGAGTGTCTCTCTAAGCATCAACGCCACATCAGCCTCACCTTCGTACTCCGCGATGGCGCGATGCACCTCGGTGGCGCTGAAGCCCATCGCAAGCAACGCCTCGCGCACTTCGCCCCCTGCCGAGGAGGGCGCACCAGTGCCGACAGGCAGCGAAGCGATCTCGCTTCCGGGACCGAACTTGTCCTTGAGCTCGATGATGATGCGCTGCGCGGTCTTCTTGCCGATGCCCGGAATCTCACAGACAGCTGTGACATCCTCGGCGAGGATGGCGGCTATGAGCCTCTCGGGCGCATAAGACGACAGTGCCGACAGTGCGACCTTAGGGCCGACGCCACTAACAGTGATCAGCCGCTCGAATATCTCCTTCTCGATCGGATCGGTGAAACCGAAGAGGCTCAGGTCGTCATCGCGGACCTGCAGGAAGGTGTGGATGCGAACCTCTTCGTCAGGTGCAGGAAGGCTCGCCAGAGACCGAGCGGACATCGCCATGCGATACCCGACTCCCCCAACCTCGATGATCGCCCAGCTCTGGCTCTTCTCGGCGATGCGGCCTGTGAGCGTGGCGATCAAAGGGCCACCCGCCGAAGTCCGCAGGCGGGAGCAAGGTTGGCGTGGCATAGGGCTATCGCTAGGGCGTCTGCAGCATGCTCCGGTGTCGGCACTGCGGGCAAATCCAGCATCACCCTGACCATGAATGCGATCTGGTGCTTCTCTGCACGCCCCTGACCTACGACCGCAGATTTGACCTGTGTCGGCGCGTACTCCGAGAAATCTACGCCGGCATCAGCGAGCGCAAGGATGCACACCCCGCGGGCCTGGCCAGTTGCCAGGGCGGACTTAGGGTTCATACCGAAGAACACGCTTTCGACCGCTGACTCTGTGGGAGAGTAGCGCTCAATGACTTCGAGCAACCCTCGATGAATGTCTCCTAGGCGTGATGGAAGCGAGTGGTCAGATCTCGTGGCTATGCAGCCGTACGCCAGGCACCGCTTGTTAGATCCTGAGACTTCGACCACGCCCCAACCGGTATTCTTGAGTCCCGGATCGATCCCGATGATGACTTTTGAGGTCACTTGTGGCCCTTCATTCGACCGAACATATGTTCAGGTTACCACTTTTCGGCCATCGAGGGCAAAAAGGTCACTCCATTGACTCGAGGATCTCGTCGGTCAAAGCCATCGTGTGATAGACATTCTGCACGTCGTCCAAATCTTCGAGCTGGCCGATCAACTTCAGTACCCGCATCGCCTCGGCAGGCTCGAGTACCATCTCTGTCACCGGTTGCATCACGAGTTCCGCCGAATTGATGACGATCCCAACATCCTCAAGGTGGCGACGGACGATTGCGACCTCGGTCGGGGCACAGATCACCACCCACTCCTCCTCGCCGAAAGCGACGTCATGGGCGCCCGCCTCGGCAGCCAACAACGTGAAGTCATCGGTGTCCATCGCTGCTGCTGGCTGCGTCAGGATCTCGCCCTTGCGCTCGAATTGGAATTCGACCGAGCCACTGGGGCCCAGACTTCCGCCCGCACGCGAGAAAAGCCTGCGGACATCTGCCGCAGTGCGATTGCGATTGTCGGTGAGCGCCTCAACATAGACGGGAGCACCTGCAGGGCCATAGCCCTCGTAGACCACATCGACGTAATCGTCGCCGCCGGCGACCTTGAACGCGTCGACGATGGCGGACTCTATCCGGTCCTTCGGAAACGAGTAGCTCCGCGCTTTCGCGATTGCAGCGGCTAGTGCTGCATTGTTGTCAGGATTGGGGTCGTTGCCAGCTCTTGCCGCAATCGAGATGTTGCGAGAGAGCTTGCTGAACATCGCCGCACGCTTCTTGTCCTGTGCGGCTTTGCGGTGCTTGGTGGTAGCCCATTTAGAGTGGCCGGCCATCAGCGAGCCTGACTCCCAACGACCTTCTCGACGAAGTACCTGTGAATGCGCAGATCGCCGGTGAGTTCCGGATGAAAGACAGTCGCCAGCATATCTCCCTGGCGAGCTGCGACCACCTTGTCAGCGTGCTTCGCGAGGATATTCGCCGAAGGTCCGACACTCTCGATCCAGGGCGCCCGAATGAAGACTCCGCGATAGAGACCGACGCCTGCGAAGTCGATATCGGTCTCGAACGAGTCGACCTGTCGCCCGAAGGCGTTGCGGCGAGCGACGATATCCATCAGACGAAGGCTGTCCTGGCCCGGCGTCGAATCGATGACCTCCTCGGCAAGGAGAATCGCACCTGCGCACGTTCCCCACAGAGCCATCCCCGCCTGATGATGCTGCCTTATCGGGTCGAAGAATCCATACGTGTCCATCAACTTCGATATCGCTGTGGACTCCCCGCCGGGGATGATCAGGCCGACAAGTTCAGTGAGCTGCGAAGGAAGTCGCACCGGGACAGCATCGACTCCGAGAGTCTCCAACATGAGGATATGCTCTCGGAAAGCGCCCTGCAATGCGAGTACACCGATACGCACCTACCAGCCTCGCTCCTGCATCCGCTCGGCCGTGGGAATCTGCGAGATGTCGATCCCGACCATCGGCTCGCCGAGGTTCCGCGACACATCGGCGAGTAGCTCGGCATCTGCGAAATGCGTCGTGGCTTCGACGATCGCCCTGGCCCTCTTTGCGGGGTCGCCGCTCTTGAAGATTCCACTGCCGACGAAGACGCCGTCGCAGCCAAGTTGCATCATGAGTGCGGCATCGGCCGGAGTCGCAATCCCCCCCGCCGAGAAGTTCACCACCGGCAGCCTGCCATTCTCGTGCACCCAGCGGACAAGCTCCACCGGCGCCTGAAGCTGCTTGGCGGCGTCGTAGACTTGCTCGGAGCGCAGCCCTGCAAGCCAAGCGATGCCGTCGGTCATGGTGCGCATGTGGCGAACGGCTTCGATGATGTTGCCTGTGCCGGGCTCGCCCTTAGTGCGGACCATGGCGGCTCCCTCGGCGATACGCCGCAAAGCCTCGCCGAGGTCCTTTGCGCCACACACGAACGGCACGGTGAAGGCGTGTTTGTCCACGTGGTACTTGTCGTCGGCAGGAGTCAGTACTTCCGACTCGTCGATGAAGTCCACGCCTAGGGACTGCAGGATCTGGGCCTCGACGAAATGCCCTATCCGACACTTGGCCATGACCGGGATGGACACGGTCCCCACGATCTGCTCGACGATAGTCGGATCCGCCATGCGCGCAACCCCACCGACAGCACGGATGTCCGCAGGCACCCTCTCTAGAGCCATGACTGCGACAGCTCCGGCATCCTCGGCGATCCTCGCCTGCTCGGCGTTGACGACGTCCATAATCACGCCGCCCTTGAGCATCTCGGCAAGGCCGGTCTTCACGCGAAGGGTTCCAATCTCGATGTTGTTCTCAGTCACTGCTCGCCTCTCATCTATCTACCATTATCTCATCGCTGGTCGAGCCGGCGATTGTGAGATTCTACATTCCGCGTCTTGCACTAACAACCACATCGGCCAAAACGCACCAGATGAGCGTCGATTCACCGGACAGTGATGTTCACTTGCGGAGCGACTACCTGCATCCATGTGTTCCCAGGCGCAAGCGCGATCACAGAGCCGTCGGTGGAGGTGAACCTTGGCGGGGAGTCCTTGTCGGCCTGCCAAGTGCCGTCGATGCGCACTCCATCGCGAAAGACGCTTGCGCGGTTGCTACCGACCAGCTGTATGTCATAAGTGCCAGCCGAGGCGGGCGTTGTCTTGGCCCACATGACCACCACGTTTCTGGCATAAATCTGCTCGCCTGTCAGTGAGTCCCTGTGTACCGAGCCATTGTTCTGGCGCAAATAGACCCGGCGCGAAGGATCGTATGTCCAGTCCACCCTGTTTGCCATCGAGAATGGAATCTCGATCGAGACCGTCGGAGTGCCAGTGGTCGGGACACTACCAGCGAAAGCCAACCTGGGTACACGCTGCTGTGCAGGATGTCCACGGCGAGTGCCTTCCTCGCGAATCTTGTTCAAATCGACATACAGGTTGTGGGGAGCGCTGCGCGCCCTGGACCTGGAGTAGCCATAACTCACTCCAGCGTCTTGCGATAGGTTCTGCAAACGGGCTGCTCTAACCGCCGAGTTCACCCTGCCACTCGCTCCAGAAAAAACGAATAGCGCTTCATACTGTGGCACCAGGCCGATATCTGACAGCCGCGCGCTCCTCACCGGACCGACGCCCTCCGGAACCTGTGACTGAAAGAGGCAATTGAAGCGTGTGATGCCGCCCTCGGTGATGGACTCATAGACGATGTCGGCTGCCTGCAAGCCTGACTGGGGTCGAGCGACAGGTGCGTTGTCAATCTTCACGGAAACGATACGACGCCCCACCACTGTGGCTGAGTCCGGAGCATCCATCCCGGTGAGCGGCCATATTGGTGGAGGAGGAGGCTTCTCGATCGTGCGCTCAGCTGTGGCAACGGGCCATGGGGATGTGACAGCGGGTTGCTCGGCAGAGCAGCCCGCCAGCAGTGCCATCATCACCAAAGCCGCAAACGGTAAGAGTATCCTCGTGAACCTGCTAAAGACCATCTGGCCCTCCAAATCGACGCCTGTAAGGATAGGCCCAACTCCTGCACCGGTCAAATGAAGAGGCTCCCCATCTTGCATGTAGCCGCACTTGCCGAGAGCCCTGCGGAGGGCTACTCTTGCATTGAAATCTCACGTTCCAAAGAGACTGGGGTTGAGCCGCTTGCCGTGCTACCTGTTGCATATCGTGGAACAGCCCGAGTCCTCTCCCTATGACGACCCGAACCTCAAGGACCTGGTCGGATCGTTCCCGAGGTGTTTCTGTGCGCAGGTCACCCCTCCGACGGCGCTTGCGCCCAGTGAAGTATCCCGCTGCCTCAACCGTGACGCTCCCTGCTGGAAGCAGGGTGATTCGGGCTAACGGCGGACCAGTAGGCAAATCATGCCGCGGCCGCAACCAGGGTCAGGCGGGACTCGTCTTGCGCAATGCCCTGTAAACGATTACTGCGCCCGCTATGATCAAGGGGATGCTCAGAACCTGCCCCATCGTGAGTGCGCCAAACAAAAGGCCTATGTGCGGATCCGGTTCGCGAACGAACTCCACCAGAGTGCGAAACGTGCCATACAAGACCATGAAGAGGCCGTAGTAGAAGCCCTGAGGCCGCTTGGCCAAAGACAGTGCCATCAGTATCACCATGATGACTATGCCTTGGAGAAACGCCTCGTAAAGCTGCGAAGGATGCCGCGGCATCAGCCCAGCGCCCGGAAAGACCATACCCCAAGGTAGATCGGTGGGGCGCCCCCACAGCTCCGCATTGATGAAGTTCGCGACCCGCCCAAAGAACAATCCTGCGGGCACCCCTACAGCGACCATATCAGCCAATGTGCCGAAGGGGACCTTGAGTCGCCTGCTGACGAACCACCCAGCGATAAGTAGCCCGACGAAACCGCCGTGCCAAGACATGCCGCCTTCCCACATCGCAAAAAGCCGCAGCGGGTCTTCGAGGACCGTCGTCCCGCCATAGATCAACACCCAGCCGATCCGGCTTCCCGCAAGTATACCGATAATGGCGTACAGGATGACGGTAAGGATATCGTCATCCGACAGTCCTACTTTCCAGCGCTTGTTGAGCCACCTGATGACGAGACCGGCCACTAAAAATCCTGCTACGTAGGCCAGGCCGTACCAGCGAACTGCGAATGGCCCGATCTCAAATATCACAGGGTCGATTGCGGGAAAGGGCAGCGATGCCACTTACATCGCCTCGAGCCGCTTGATACGCTCCTCGACTGGAGGATGTGTGTTGAACAGAGCGTTGAGCCCTCGCCCGCCTCGGTAGTCCTTAAGGGGGTTGTAAATGTAGAGGGATTCAGTGGCCTTGTTGGCGACACTGAGACGATTCGGGTCAGCAGTTATCTTTCGTAATGCCGAAGCCAGTCCGTCTGGGTATCTTGTGAGAAGTGCGCCGTTGGCATCGGCAAGATACTCGCGCTTTCGCGAGATCGCCATCTGAATCAGCCCGGCGAAGATCGGAGCGAGGATGAGTAGCAGTAGCGCGACTACCAACAGGATCACCTTCGCTCCACCAAGTCCATCCTTGGATCGCCCACCCCAGAACAGGGTGCGAACCATCCAATCCGAGAGCAGAACTACTGTTCCCGCCATAACTGCAGCAAGCGTCTGTACGAGAGTGTCGTAATTCTTGATGTGAGCCAATTCATGGGCGACTACGCCCTCGAGTTCTAGACGATCCAGCTTCTCGATAAGACCAGTCGTGACTGCGATCGCCCCATTGGCAGGATTGCGCCCAGTCGCAAACGCGTTGGGTGCTGGATCATCGATCACATATGCCTTCGGTTGCGGGATCCCTGCTGCGATCGAGAGGCCCTCAACCACGTTGACTAGATAAGGCTCCGTGGCTCGATCAACGGGTCGCGCTCTGCTCATCGCCAGGACGATGCGGTCGGAGTACCAGTATGAGCCCCATGTCGAGACGAATGCGACTGCCAGGGCTATCACGAGCCCATAAGGGCCCACATTGAGCAGGTAGCCAATAGCCCACCCGACCGCGAACACCAGCATGACGAACACAGCGATCAGGCCGCCTGATTTCATTTTGTTTGAACTGATCTGATCGTACATTTTGGCCCTTATCCGCACGTCGTTGAAGGGTAAGCCGATAGCCCCCGACCGAAGTCGATCAGGTTCAGGGAATCTGATCCTCGACTAGAACTTTACTGTTGGGGCGGCCTTGAAGGACTCGTCGATCTCGAAGGATTCACGCGATGCGAAGTTGAACATCGCGGCGATGAGGTTAGCGGGGAATGTCTGGATGCCGGTGTTGTAGTTCATCACCGAATCGTTGTAGAACTGTCGCGCATAGGCAATCTTGGACTCAGTGCCAGAAAGCTCCTCTTGGAGCATCATGAAATTCTGGTTGGCTTTGAGGTCCGGATACGCCTCGGCAATTGCGAAAAGGGACTTCAGAGTCGAAGTCAACATGTTTTCCGCTTGCCCATGATCCTTGACCGACGAAGCGCCCATCGCCATCTGCCGGGCTTTCACCACGTCCTCCAAGGTGCTTTTCTCGTGCGCAGCGTAGCCCTTGACCGTCTCGATGAGATTCGGGATCAAGTCGTACCTGCGTTTCAGCTGGACGTCGATCTGAGCCCAGGCATTGTCTACGCGATTGCGTAAGACGATCAAGCGGTTGTACAAGAAGATAACGCCCACTGCCAAGAGCAGCAGTAGGCCAAATAGCCCCGGTAAGATCATTGCGGCCTCGAGCATTACTTCTACCACCTTTCGAATATGCGATCTTCACAGTTGATGCTGTCGCAGCAGCGGTCTATATTGACTGAGTCCTTGCGCCTATCATCGATCACGGGCTCCCATGATTCCAATTTACGACGAAAACCCGACCAAGCGCTTCCCATACCTCACGATAGTGTTGCTCGTCGCCAACATTGCAATCTTCGGTTACGAGATTACCCTATCTTCCGATGCTCTGCAGACTCTTTTCGACACTTGGGGCTTCACGCCGGTCGACTACTTCGCTTCACCGCTTGCGCCCACAGCCCTGATGACGATCGTGACCGCGATGTTTCTCCACGGAGGCTGGCTACACCTTATCGGCAACATGCTCTATCTTTGGATCTTCGGCAACAACATCGAAGACCGGCTAGGATCGATCTGGTTTCTGCTCCTATACCTTGGTGGTGGTGCGGCGGCCACCATGGCGCATGCGCTCATCTATCCGACCTCCAACGTCCCCCTGGTCGGCGCTAGTGGAGCCATCGCTGCACTGCTTGGAGCCTACCTGCTCCTTTATCCTAAGGCCAAAGTCGTGACTGTGATCCCGGTGTTCGTCTTCATCGAGCTTGCAAAGCTGCCTGCTGTTTTCGTGATTGGGATGTGGTTCCTGCTACAGCTGGCGCAAGGGGTCGGGTCGATAGGTGCCGCTACCGGCGTGGCATGGTGGGCGCATATCGGTGGGTTCGCAATCGGCGTAGCGGCCATGCTCCCGCTGATTGTCGGCGGCACCATCAAGTCGAGGGCACGACGTCACACGAAAGTGCGCGAGAAATCGGAAGGGTAGCGACCGGGAGCGTGGGGTGCGACCTACTCGGCGGAGCTCATCTCGCGCAGCATATCCTTCACGTCATCGATGCCCGCCAGCTGACGCCTGAAGTACTCGCAGTACGCATCGATGCGCGCTTCCTGCTCGGGCGTACCTTCACCTGCCGAGGATTCGCGTGATGGCCGCGAGTAGCTCTCTCGGCGATCCGCACTCGCTGCCATCGCAGCAATGCCCGCAAGTGAGCCCGAGTACGCATCATTGTCGGGAGACAGGCTATCGATCGTAGCTAGCAAGAAGCCTGGTATCTGCACCATTACCGATACGCCAATGCCGCACTTGGGGCAGGAGAAGATGATCTCCGCTCGCTCCGGGGCGCGCAGAACCACAGTGTCGATGTCCTCGATGGCGACATCGACCATTCCATCGACTGGGCAGTTGATCGTGAAATCCATGACTCCCGCCTCCTGTGGCGCTGGGCCTCTAAATCTATTGTACCCGTAGTAGATGAAAACTCCACGGTCCGGTATGCGACAGCGCAAGAACCGAGCCAACGTCATGCAAGACCATGCTATCATTCGGCGCATGTCAAAGACATTACCTGCAGATACCCAAAAGCCAACCACTGCCGCGGGTCAACTCATCCGCGGAATCAAGTTGGGTTTTCCCATCTTCCTTGGATATATGCCGGTCGGTGCCGTCTTCGGAATTGTGGCCACCGAAAGTGGCTTCACCACCACCCAGGCGATCGTCTGCTCCGCCACGGCACTCGCCGGCGCGGGTCAGTTCATAGCGCTAACCCAAATGAACGGTGGGGCCAGTCTTGTTGGGGTGCTTCTGGCCACAACGATCGTCAACCTTCGCTATGTGCTGTTCGGCGCAAGTATCGCGCAGCACCTGAAGGGAGTGGGGACAACGCGTCAGGCTGCCTTGGCGTTCACCCTGACCGACGAGACCTTCGCTGTGAACACCAACGACTGCCGAGCCGGCTCCGCGACAACATGGTCCATGTTCGGGGTCGGGCTCGTTGCCTGGACCGGATGGGTGCTAGGCACTGCGATAGGCGCATTCTCCCGTGACGCGATTGGCGACCCCTCTCGATGGGGCCTTGAGTTTGCGATGCCCGCCATGTTCGCCGCCCTGTTCGTTGCCCTTGCCGAGAACCGCCGACACCTCGCAATCGGAGTCCTCGCAGGGCTCATCGCACTAGCGCTACCAGCCATGTCGGCCATAGGCATCGTCGTGTCGGACACCCTGTTCATCATCGTTCCCTCGGTGCTTGCAGCGTTCATTGGCGCCATGCTGTTTCCTAAAGAAAAGGTCAGATGATGGAATCCGGTTTTATATGGGCAGTCGTCATCGGAATGGCTCTGGCCAACTACATGACCCGGTTTCCGTCGATCGCTTTGTTCTCCCGCGTGAGTCTACCCGAGCCCTTCATGCGTTGGTTGTCGTTCATTCCGGCCTCTGTCATGGGAGCTCTGGTCGCACTGGAGTTGTTCCGACCTGGTGGTGAGTTCATCGACTCTCCAGCTAGCCCCCATCTGTGGGCCGGCTTGCTTACTGCTCTCGCTTACCAGCTGACTCGCAGCTTCTTGGGTGCTACCATGGTCGGCATGATAGCCTTCGTGGTGTTCAGATCGCTCTTTGGACAGTAAGCACTTCAAAGACCCGCCGAAAGGACCCCAAACCATGCCTGTAGTTCGCCCGTTCCGTGCCTGGAGATACCCGTCTGACCAGGACCTCAACGCTCTGACAGCTCCGCCGTATGACGTCATCTCACCTTCGCAACGCGATGAGCTATTGGGTTTGTCCGCCGACAACGTCGTCGCTTTGGAGCTACCCGAGGGATCCTTGGATCCTCAGGATTCCAGCAACCGCTATGCGACAGGCGCGAAGCGTTGGGCCCAGTGGACGAGTGATGGGACTCTCGTGCGCGATGATGCGCCGACGATCTACGTACTGGAGCAGCGTTTCACTGTCGAGGACAGGCCGATCCGCCGACGCGCGTTCATCGCCGAGGTCATGCTGCATCCCTTCGCCGATGGGGTTGTGCTCCCCCACGAAAGGACGCTACCCAAGGCCCTAGGCGACCGATATGCGCTTCTCGAGGCCACTGCCACCAACCTGTCGCAGGTCTTCGGCTTGTACTCCGACCCGGAGCGCACTACAGATGCCGCTTTTGAGGCCGGGATGGCCCAGGATCCCGTCATGACCGTGACCGACCCTGATGGAGTTGTTTCGACCGTCTGGGCTGTGACCGATCCCGAGCAGATCGCAGCGATCACCGGCGCCCTAGCGGACAGCAACGTGTTCATCGCCGACGGCCACCACAGGTACACCGTAGCACTCGCATATCGTGATGCTCGAAGGAGCGCGGCCTCAGCCGCTGGCGATGTCCACGCAGACCCGGACTACGACTACGTGATGATGGCGCTCGTAAACCTCGACGACCCGAACCTCATCGTCTTGCCAACCCACCGTGTCGCGGACGCACCCAGCGATTTCTCGGCAGAGGAATTCTATGAGGGGCTGAATCGACACTTCGACATCACGGACCTTCCCGCCGACAGCGGGCCCACAGTCCCCGAGGGTCTCGAGCGCCCGTCGTTCCTGGTCAAGACCTCCGAAGATCCGCAGCCGAAGGTTGCAGTGCTTCGCGCCGACGTCGATCCATCCTCGGCGGTTGTCGGATCGCACAGCGAGGCGTACAAGGAACTCGACGTCACGCTGCTCCAGGAGCTCGTACTCGATCCGCTCCTCGGCATCCATCCGGATCGCCCAGAAACCCTTGCTCGCCTCTCGTTCTTCAAGGACGCTGGTGAGGCCCTGGCCGCCACGAGCGAACACGACGTGGCGTTCATCCTCCGTCCGACCAAGATGGAGC
Above is a window of Actinomycetota bacterium DNA encoding:
- a CDS encoding isochorismatase family protein, translated to MINRSDFVLVLIDAQERLAAAMPQRESVLEVISKMLRATSVLGAPIIVTRQYPKGLGDTVPEIEAILLDLADHEATVVGVDKLAFDCAAEPEFISALRGTGRRQVVIVGMESHICVAQSALSLAGLNFQVHIVADGCCSRDAAAHQIAMDRLRAAGVIVTHSESVIYEAVAEAGTELFKAILPIVK
- the pdxT gene encoding pyridoxal 5'-phosphate synthase glutaminase subunit PdxT, which gives rise to MLETLGVDAVPVRLPSQLTELVGLIIPGGESTAISKLMDTYGFFDPIRQHHQAGMALWGTCAGAILLAEEVIDSTPGQDSLRLMDIVARRNAFGRQVDSFETDIDFAGVGLYRGVFIRAPWIESVGPSANILAKHADKVVAARQGDMLATVFHPELTGDLRIHRYFVEKVVGSQAR
- the ruvB gene encoding Holliday junction branch migration DNA helicase RuvB; this translates as MSTVWESDHLRDIKDDPERLVRSETIEDDFEAETTLRPARLEDYLGQTRVKENLGLLIEATKARDEPLDHILLSGPPGLGKTTLSSVIANELGARLKATSGPAIERPGDLAAILTNLEERDVLFIDEIHRLNRTVEEILYPAMEDFMIDIVIGKGPAARSIRLDLPRFTLVGATTRTGLLTGPLRDRFGIAFRLDYYTPEELRAIVERSARILGVQIDETGASEIARRSRGTPRLANRLLKRVRDYAQVRHDGIVNEDIAAEALAFFEVDHLGLDRMDLSILEALIHRFSGRPVGLGTLSAAIGEDADTVEDVYEPYLLQLGFLSRTQRGRQATPRAYEHLGVPAPPSAAEASTLFGELAED
- the ruvC gene encoding crossover junction endodeoxyribonuclease RuvC gives rise to the protein MTSKVIIGIDPGLKNTGWGVVEVSGSNKRCLAYGCIATRSDHSLPSRLGDIHRGLLEVIERYSPTESAVESVFFGMNPKSALATGQARGVCILALADAGVDFSEYAPTQVKSAVVGQGRAEKHQIAFMVRVMLDLPAVPTPEHAADALAIALCHANLAPACGLRRVAL
- the pdxS gene encoding pyridoxal 5'-phosphate synthase lyase subunit PdxS, with the translated sequence MLKGGVIMDVVNAEQARIAEDAGAVAVMALERVPADIRAVGGVARMADPTIVEQIVGTVSIPVMAKCRIGHFVEAQILQSLGVDFIDESEVLTPADDKYHVDKHAFTVPFVCGAKDLGEALRRIAEGAAMVRTKGEPGTGNIIEAVRHMRTMTDGIAWLAGLRSEQVYDAAKQLQAPVELVRWVHENGRLPVVNFSAGGIATPADAALMMQLGCDGVFVGSGIFKSGDPAKRARAIVEATTHFADAELLADVSRNLGEPMVGIDISQIPTAERMQERGW
- a CDS encoding class II SORL domain-containing protein, which gives rise to MSDAPILSALNLVQNLDGATDFEKKHTPHLSLEPVGDLTKVSVSVGHYVGHPNQPDHYIQWIDVQVNGNSIARFDLAPVAAEPVVSVCVRLEPGTTVRAIEYCNLHGVWAAEAVV
- a CDS encoding DUF3048 domain-containing protein, with translation MVFSRFTRILLPFAALVMMALLAGCSAEQPAVTSPWPVATAERTIEKPPPPPIWPLTGMDAPDSATVVGRRIVSVKIDNAPVARPQSGLQAADIVYESITEGGITRFNCLFQSQVPEGVGPVRSARLSDIGLVPQYEALFVFSGASGRVNSAVRAARLQNLSQDAGVSYGYSRSRARSAPHNLYVDLNKIREEGTRRGHPAQQRVPRLAFAGSVPTTGTPTVSIEIPFSMANRVDWTYDPSRRVYLRQNNGSVHRDSLTGEQIYARNVVVMWAKTTPASAGTYDIQLVGSNRASVFRDGVRIDGTWQADKDSPPRFTSTDGSVIALAPGNTWMQVVAPQVNITVR
- a CDS encoding YebC/PmpR family DNA-binding transcriptional regulator, giving the protein MAGHSKWATTKHRKAAQDKKRAAMFSKLSRNISIAARAGNDPNPDNNAALAAAIAKARSYSFPKDRIESAIVDAFKVAGGDDYVDVVYEGYGPAGAPVYVEALTDNRNRTAADVRRLFSRAGGSLGPSGSVEFQFERKGEILTQPAAAMDTDDFTLLAAEAGAHDVAFGEEEWVVICAPTEVAIVRRHLEDVGIVINSAELVMQPVTEMVLEPAEAMRVLKLIGQLEDLDDVQNVYHTMALTDEILESME
- the ruvA gene encoding Holliday junction branch migration protein RuvA, producing MPRQPCSRLRTSAGGPLIATLTGRIAEKSQSWAIIEVGGVGYRMAMSARSLASLPAPDEEVRIHTFLQVRDDDLSLFGFTDPIEKEIFERLITVSGVGPKVALSALSSYAPERLIAAILAEDVTAVCEIPGIGKKTAQRIIIELKDKFGPGSEIASLPVGTGAPSSAGGEVREALLAMGFSATEVHRAIAEYEGEADVALMLRETLRMLGGGTR